Proteins from a single region of Calonectris borealis chromosome 14, bCalBor7.hap1.2, whole genome shotgun sequence:
- the TALDO1 gene encoding transaldolase — protein sequence MSVSPVKRQKMESVLDQLKHHTTVVADTGDFNAIDEYKPLDATTNPSLILAAAQMPAYQELVDDAVAYGKKLGGSEEEQIKNACDKLFVLFGAEILKRIPGRVSTEVDARLSFDKEGMIQRARRLIDLYKEAGIGKDRILIKLSSTWEGIQAGKVLEAEYGIHCNMTLLFSFAQAVACAEAGVTLISPFVGRILDWYVANGDKKTYEPSEDPGVKSVTKIYNYYKKFGYKTIVMGASFRNTGEIKALTGCDYLTISPKLLAELSKEYVKLTPTLSVKEAQACELEKIHLDEKAFRWHHNEDQMAVEKLSDGIRKFAADAIKLERMLKDRMFSAENGK from the exons ATGTCGGTGTCCCCCGTGAAGCGGCAGAAGATGGAGTCGGTGCTGGATCAGCTCAAGCACCACACCACCGTGGTGGCCGACACCGGGGACTTCAACG CAATTGATGAGTACAAGCCCCTAGATGCCACCACAAACCCATCTCTCATACTAGCTGCGGCTCAGATGCCAGCTTACCAGGAACTTGTGGATGATGCTGTTGCCTATGGGAAAAAACTTGGCGG GTCAGAAGAGGAGCAGATCAAAAATGCCTGTGACAAACTTTTTGTATTATTTGGAGCTGAAATATTGAAGAGGATACCTGGCCGCGTGTCCACAGAAGTAGATGCAAG GTTGTCCTTTGACAAGGAAGGAATGATTCAAAGGGCCAGGCGTCTCATTGACCTTTATAAGGAAGCAGGAATTGGTAAAGATCGCATTCTCATAAAGCTCTCTTCAACATGGGAAGGAATCCAGGCTGGCAA GGTTCTGGAAGCAGAATATGGGATTCACTGCAACATGACCTTGCTGTTCTCCTTTGCTCAGGCAGTTGCCTGTGCTGAAGCTGGAGTTACTCTGATTTCCCCATTCGTAGGACGTATCCTGGATTGGTATGTTGCAAATGGAGATAAGAAAACCTATGAGCCTTCAGAGGATCCAG GAGTGAAGAGTGTCACTAAGATCTATAACTACTACAAAAAGTTTGGCTACAAAACCATCGTGATGGGTGCTTCCTTTCGAAATACAGGAGAAATAAAAGCGCTTACAGGCTGTGACTATCTCACTATTTCACCCAAGCTTTTGGCAGAGCTCAGCAAAGAGTATGTCAAGTTAACTCCCACACTCAGTGTAAAAGAGG CTCAAGCATGTGAGCTTGAGAAGATCCATCTGGATGAGAAGGCATTCCGCTGGCACCATAATGAAGACCAAATGGCTGTGGAGAAATTATCTGATGGGATCAGAAAATTTGCTGCAGATGCGATTAAACTGGAGAGGATGTTAAAG GACCGAATGTTCAGTGCTGAAAATGGAAAGTAG